The following proteins are co-located in the Paenibacillus sp. JNUCC32 genome:
- a CDS encoding ABC transporter ATP-binding protein, whose amino-acid sequence MSENEVLSIEDLRMKYDNRYVLNGIDLKVNRGEMIGYIGPNGAGKSTTVKIMLGLVEGYTGTVRIFGQDISDGNIDYKRRIGYVPEVAELYDQLTAAEYLTFIGELYGLTYDAADYKAKHLMDCFDLEKAYHARIATFSKGMRQKVLLISSLLHDPDLLFLDEPLSGLDANSVMVVKEVLAQLSAQGKTIFYSSHIMDVVEKISSRIVLLADSRVVADGTFKELQQHSHEGSLEEVFNQLTGFNDHASIAERFVSIVREGS is encoded by the coding sequence ATGTCCGAAAATGAAGTGTTATCGATTGAAGACCTGCGCATGAAATATGATAACCGTTATGTATTGAACGGGATCGATCTGAAGGTCAACCGCGGCGAAATGATAGGATATATCGGTCCGAACGGGGCGGGAAAGAGCACGACGGTTAAAATTATGCTTGGGCTGGTTGAAGGGTATACGGGAACGGTCCGCATATTCGGCCAGGATATTTCCGACGGGAATATCGATTATAAACGGAGAATCGGGTATGTGCCCGAGGTGGCGGAATTATACGATCAGTTAACGGCTGCGGAATATCTGACTTTTATCGGCGAATTGTACGGACTTACATACGATGCTGCGGATTATAAGGCAAAACATTTGATGGACTGCTTTGACTTGGAAAAGGCTTACCATGCTCGGATCGCCACGTTTTCAAAAGGAATGCGGCAAAAGGTGCTGCTGATCTCGAGTCTCCTGCATGACCCGGATCTCTTGTTCCTTGATGAGCCCTTAAGCGGGCTGGATGCAAACAGCGTGATGGTGGTCAAGGAGGTACTGGCGCAGCTGTCGGCACAGGGCAAGACGATTTTTTATTCCTCGCATATCATGGACGTCGTCGAGAAAATCAGCAGCCGGATCGTTCTGCTCGCAGACAGCCGGGTGGTGGCGGACGGAACGTTTAAAGAGCTGCAGCAGCATTCCCATGAAGGGTCTCTGGAAGAGGTGTTCAATCAGCTGACGGGCTTCAATGACCATGCCAGCATCGCAGAGCGGTTCGTATCGATCGTTCGGGAGGGAAGCTGA
- a CDS encoding GNAT family N-acetyltransferase, with the protein MLFDSARLSCRKMTMDDAELYHTWRNDLDVMQSTSPSLDTYQMEETKDFVQHVILGTPSSKSYLIQAKETGQPIGIMSLVGIDFKNRNAECIIDIGDKNYWGRGYGSEAMKLLLDYAFLELNLHRVSLRVFSFNHKAIKLYEKIGFVHEGSSRQSLYRNGAWHDIVHMGLLQSEYTANG; encoded by the coding sequence ATGCTGTTTGATTCCGCTAGATTGTCTTGTCGAAAAATGACCATGGATGACGCGGAGCTGTATCATACCTGGCGCAATGACCTGGACGTGATGCAATCCACCAGTCCCAGCTTGGATACTTACCAAATGGAGGAGACCAAGGACTTCGTTCAGCATGTGATCCTCGGCACTCCGTCCTCGAAGAGCTATCTGATCCAGGCGAAGGAAACAGGCCAACCGATCGGCATCATGTCGTTGGTCGGCATCGATTTCAAGAATCGCAATGCGGAGTGCATCATCGACATCGGCGATAAGAATTATTGGGGCAGGGGATACGGCTCGGAAGCGATGAAGCTGCTGCTGGATTATGCCTTTTTGGAGCTGAATCTGCACCGGGTAAGCCTGCGGGTGTTCTCCTTTAACCATAAAGCGATCAAGCTGTACGAAAAAATCGGCTTCGTCCACGAAGGCAGCTCCAGACAGAGCTTGTACCGGAACGGTGCCTGGCATGACATTGTGCACATGGGGCTTTTGCAGAGCGAGTATACCGCCAACGGTTGA
- a CDS encoding TetR family transcriptional regulator: MCPRVSDEYKQQKKLEILRAARRVFIRKGYTRTVMQDIMEEAGISRGAVYAYFGNVEHVFLEVLRYDDQEALRFFEPDSPHSIWKQLLDWIKKQQEDISLIHHSLVLARAEYFLSSSYDHAKQEDPYITERYQITVEALCGVIRKGQEQGEFRPRLEPEAIARYMISFLNGLMLDTFQLGAGVTCVPEQLESFLYSLGEMLNPITIES; the protein is encoded by the coding sequence ATGTGTCCAAGGGTCAGCGACGAATACAAGCAGCAGAAAAAGCTTGAAATCTTGAGGGCAGCCAGGCGCGTCTTTATTAGGAAGGGTTATACCCGCACCGTGATGCAGGACATCATGGAGGAAGCCGGCATATCCCGCGGCGCCGTGTACGCGTATTTTGGCAATGTGGAGCATGTTTTTTTGGAGGTTCTGCGTTATGACGATCAGGAGGCGCTCCGTTTTTTTGAACCGGATTCGCCACATTCGATATGGAAGCAATTGTTGGACTGGATCAAGAAACAGCAGGAGGACATCTCGCTGATCCATCACTCGCTTGTACTCGCCAGGGCGGAATACTTCCTGTCTTCCTCTTATGATCATGCGAAGCAAGAAGATCCCTATATTACCGAGCGCTATCAGATTACGGTCGAGGCTCTGTGCGGGGTCATCCGGAAGGGGCAGGAGCAGGGGGAGTTTCGGCCGCGTCTGGAACCGGAAGCCATCGCACGGTACATGATCTCGTTTCTCAACGGACTCATGCTGGATACCTTCCAGCTTGGGGCTGGGGTGACTTGCGTGCCGGAGCAGCTGGAGTCTTTCCTCTACTCTCTCGGCGAAATGCTAAATCCGATAACCATAGAATCATGA
- a CDS encoding L,D-transpeptidase: MVFALLLVFFLPSVTQGAAAGQKLDSKYTKYAQFIVIDKSTNKLTYYEKGKVIKTFPVATGKKPSYTPEGLFKIHEKVKNRPYYKEGIKGGDPRNPLGDRWLGINVKVNGRTSYAYAIHGNNNANSIGKYVSAGCIRMHNKDVRWLYDKVKMNTPVLIQK, translated from the coding sequence TTGGTCTTCGCCTTACTGCTCGTATTCTTTCTCCCCTCCGTTACCCAAGGTGCGGCAGCAGGACAGAAGCTGGACAGTAAGTACACCAAGTACGCACAGTTTATCGTCATTGACAAATCCACCAACAAGCTGACGTATTACGAAAAAGGCAAGGTCATAAAAACATTCCCCGTGGCCACCGGCAAAAAACCCTCCTATACGCCGGAAGGACTGTTCAAAATCCACGAAAAAGTGAAGAACAGACCGTACTACAAGGAAGGCATCAAGGGAGGAGACCCGCGCAACCCGCTTGGGGACCGCTGGCTCGGCATTAATGTGAAAGTGAACGGCCGAACCAGTTACGCTTATGCCATCCACGGCAACAACAACGCGAATTCGATCGGAAAGTACGTATCCGCGGGTTGTATCCGGATGCACAACAAGGACGTGCGATGGCTCTACGACAAGGTAAAAATGAACACCCCCGTCCTCATCCAAAAATAA
- a CDS encoding VOC family protein — translation MIQFEGLHHVSLAVRDLEKAKFFYSDVLKFRELPRPPFDSKGVWYAVGDQQLHLLEHPVSDTLRERGIDTTDGHFSVWVKSYRETKEWLDRMNVEYVAKPDSVAGFAQIFVLDPDRNIIEFGAEYGS, via the coding sequence ATGATTCAATTTGAAGGACTGCACCATGTGAGCTTGGCGGTGCGCGACTTGGAGAAGGCGAAGTTTTTTTACTCGGACGTTCTCAAGTTTCGGGAGCTGCCGCGCCCGCCGTTTGATTCGAAAGGGGTATGGTATGCCGTCGGGGACCAGCAGCTCCATCTGTTGGAGCATCCCGTCAGCGATACGCTGCGGGAGCGGGGCATCGATACAACGGACGGACATTTCTCGGTATGGGTGAAGAGCTACCGGGAAACCAAGGAATGGCTGGACCGGATGAACGTCGAGTATGTAGCCAAACCCGACAGCGTTGCAGGCTTCGCCCAGATATTCGTGCTCGATCCGGACCGCAACATTATTGAATTCGGAGCCGAGTACGGCTCGTAA